Proteins co-encoded in one Anopheles moucheti chromosome X, idAnoMoucSN_F20_07, whole genome shotgun sequence genomic window:
- the LOC128306371 gene encoding neurogenic locus Notch protein gives MMGSPGRITGVTVLLAIVLCSFIGNASGFLSCSPSPCKHGGTCVSRPNGASYCNCTSRYTGDFCDFPNPCHTAAGPRCQNGGSCETTFRDGIPSFSCRCPIGYTASLCEIPVKNACDSSPCNNGGNCKLKTLDDYTCICATGYSGKHCDKQNLCASSPCRNGGTCTLSPNGHVKCICPKGFRGMYCADDMDECLKNPCENNGKCVNTHGSYQCMCEPGYTGKNCESGYIPCSPSPCQNGGTCKQSTKYSYECKCPPGFQGKNCEENTDDCPGNLCQNGGTCVDGINAYHCSCPSSFTGEFCENDVDECALRPSICQNGATCTNTHGSYNCICVNGWNGPDCSNNIDDCVDAACFNGATCIDGVGSFYCRCTPGKTGLLCHLDDACTSNPCHADAICDTSPINGSFTCSCAVGYKGIDCSEDIDECDQGSPCEHNGICVNTPGSFACNCSQGFTGPRCETNVNECESHPCQNQGSCLDDPGTFRCVCMPGYTGTQCEIDIDECATNPCLNGGICRDMVNSFKCTCAIGFSGLRCQINIDDCMSQPCRNGGICHDSIAGYTCECQPGYTGLSCETNINDCQSNPCHRGICIDGDNSFTCLCNPGYTGYLCQIQINECESNPCLFGGHCEDLVGGYMCRCQPGTSGPNCEVNVNECHSNPCRNGAKCIDGINRYTCQCVPGYTGFHCETNINECASDPCANGGVCMDLVNGFRCECPRGYFDARCLSDVDECASNPCINGGRCEDGVNQFICHCPPGYGGRRCEIDIDECGSNPCQHGGICRDGLNAYTCQCMPGYTGRNCEINIDDCINNPCRNGGSCIDLVNGYKCVCRGPFTGRDCESKMDPCLPNRCRNGAKCSPSPNYLDFACSCSLGYTGRLCDEDINECALSSPCRHGATCRNTNGSYHCICAKGYEGRDCTINTDDCASFPCQNGGTCLDGIGDYTCLCVDGFEGKHCEVDINECLSMPCQNGATCNQYVNSYTCTCPLGFSGMNCQTNDEDCTESSCMNGGTCIDGINSYNCSCETGYTGSNCQYRINKCDSQPCRNGATCHDYENDYTCHCSYGYTGKQCMDYVDWCTQNPCENGATCTQQDNTYHCACAAGWTGKLCDVEMVSCKDAAARKGVDAKHLCHNGTCEDFGNSHRCRCARGYTGSYCHHEINECESQPCRNGGTCKNLIGSYRCQCRAGFQGQNCELNIDECKPNPCRNGGICHDLVNGYKCSCPPGTIGVLCEINTDDCTPGACHNNGSCVDKVGGFECRCPPGFVGARCEGDINECLSNPCSNPGTLDCVQLVNDYHCNCKPGHMGRHCEVKVDFCANSPCLNGGQCSTRQSGHHCVCADGYYGKNCEFSGHDCDSNPCVNGLCQIADDGGYRCDCPLGTSGVNCEVDILDECTSGPCEKGAPCQNKLGDFECLCPPKWSGKTCSTYDPHYHGWYDTTQQQQQRPHKHGGAALPNIYAIDLEYQRAQCVKKGCREKQGNHRCDEECNTYACDFDGNDCSLGINPWLNCTASINCWEVFMDGFCNEECNNAACLFDGRDCEKKLQPCNPIYDAYCQKHYANGFCDYGCNNAECNWDGLDCENEKEPAQLAEGAISIILLMDAATFRANAIQFLRDLGHQLRTTLRIKKNAAGMEMIYPWKGGTALQGLTDSEFGRKHHVVYTETRQAGIQVYLELDNRKCIGMSGAECFGTANEAAEFLAATAAKHSLSKQFPIYQVKGVNPDDDGLPGATNVSYVLVGFFGLLTIAFLIVLVVNRKRAHGITWFPEGFFTANTNVRRPSRRRPDGQEMRNLNKNPSMVDMVVTNGVGGHGSGGGAGGHGMMGHGQQWCNSDDESEMPTARKRMRAIDQGYSSDHTAITDYEETEPRVWAQQHFEAADIRDHPAMMTPPTHHDGDVRDVDVRGPCGMTPLMVAAVRGGGLDSGEDIDSTDDSAAQIISELVAQGAELNATMDKTGETSLHLAARYARADAAKRLLDAGAEANSQDNTGRTPLHAAVAADAMGVFQILLRNRATNLNARMHDGTTPLILAARLAIEGMVEDLIQADADINAADNSGKTALHWASAVNNVDAVNILLSHGANRDAQDDKDETPLFLAAREGSFEACRALLDNFANRDITDHMDRLPRDVASERLHHDIVRLLDEHVPRSPQMVTTIPSGSGGSTAGGGSGNTIMSPTHAHMITHPTIIASAKQSKQKKQRQQKMNGGGVAGSSAAAAAAAAAQAAAVVAANMGGGGALTLSQNPTSPQDGGADLVAGSMRRKAVAKKSGNNGAAGKKSNNNAGGGGGGAGSGGGTPGHGGLTDLGLADDQLSSVESPIANLNSPYDSVSLYSNAMTVHQLDTISPNSGSSGGGNGMMPKKPPSYEDCIKSAQSMQSLHNIQLDNYGYSLGGNVNGGGNQFSDLLISQQRTLNGGGGGGGGGGGGIGSLASNGMGPAGNNLMHTAMHTMGESGLSPPYSNQSPPHSVQSNMALSPQGYIVSPDHNAFAGSPSPAKTRPSLPTSPTHIQAMRHAQQQKHNIQMISSGNLQQQQQQQGGNSLGCNGGGQQQLGGGLSSSNGGNGANNNPTSNSAMLAGLQMNFVNGSSGLELAGFCSPTGQGSQASTSQNTTGTTSTAMTVASAHLSPLSQQQQQQVLAMVAQQQAQLNSQQQQQQQQAHHQLQQQQLQQQQQQQQQQQQQQQQPQQQQQQQSSFYQYLTPPSQHSGGVTPQHLVQTLDSYPTPSPESPGHWSSSSPHSTSDWSEGVQSPANNVYVTSAAGHQANKGSEAIYI, from the exons GCTTTCAAGGGAAGAACTGTGAGGAGAACACGGACGACTGTCCGGGGAATCTGTGCCAGAATGGGGGCACCTGCGTGGACGGCATCAACGCCTACCACTGCAGCTGCCCGTCCAGCTTTACCGGCGAGTTCTGCGAGAACGATGTCGACGAGTGTGCGCTGCGGCCATCGATCTGCCAGAATGGTGCGACCTGCACGAACACGCACGGCAGCTACAACTGCATCTGCGTGAACGGTTGGAACGGTCCGGACTGTAGCAACAACATTGACGACTGCGTGGATGCGGCCTGCTTTAACGGTGCGACCTGCATAGACGGTGTCGGCAGCTTCTACTGCCGCTGCACGCCGGGCAAAACCGGGCTGCTGTGCCATCTGGACGACGCCTGCACGTCAAACCCGTGCCATGCGGATGCGATCTGTGACACCAGCCCGATCAACGGGTCGTTCACGTGCTCGTGTGCGGTCGGCTACAAGGGTATCGACTGTTCGGAGGATATTGACGAGTGCGATCAGG GTTCACCCTGTGAGCATAATGGTATCTGCGTCAACACGCCCGGTTCGTTCGCCTGCAACTGCTCGCAAGGATTCACCGGGCCGCGCTGTGAAACGAACGTCAACGAATGTGAGTCACATCCGTGCCAGAATCAGGGCAGCTGTCTGGACGATCCCGGCACCTTCCGTTGCGTGTGCATGCCAG GTTACACCGGTACACAGTGCGAGATCGATATTGACGAGTGTGCGACGAACCCGTGCCTGAACGGTGGCATCTGCCGCGATATGGTCAACTCGTTCAAATGTACGTGCGCGATCGGTTTCTCGGGGCTCCGGTGCCAGATCAACATCGACGACTGCATGTCGCAACCGTGCCGGAACGGTGGCATCTGCCATGATTCGATAGCCGGCTACACGTGCGAATGTCAGCCAGGGTACACCGGGCTATCGTGCGAGACGAACATCAACGACTGCCAGTCGAACCCGTGCCATCGCGGGATATGCATTGACGGTGACAACTCCTTCACCTGTCTGTGCAATCCGGGCTACACCGGGTACCTGTGCCAGATACAGATCAACGAGTGCGAATCGAACCCGTGCCTGTTCGGCGGACATTGTGAGGATCTGGTCGGTGGGTATATGTGCCGCTGCCAGCCGGGCACGTCCGGCCCGAACTGTGAGGTGAACGTGAACGAATGCCACAGCAACCCGTGCCGCAATGGGGCGAAATGTATCGACGGCATCAACCGCTACACGTGCCAGTGCGTGCCGGGCTACACCGGGTTCCACTGCGAGACGAACATCAACGAGTGTGCGTCGGATCCGTGCGCTAACGGTGGCGTCTGCATGGATCTGGTGAACGGCTTCCGGTGCGAATGTCCGCGCGGGTACTTCGATGCCCGGTGTCTGAGCGATGTGGACGAGTGTGCGTCGAACCCGTGCATCAACGGGGGCCGGTGTGAGGACGGCGTGAACCAGTTCATCTGCCATTGTCCGCCCGGGTACGGTGGGCGGCGCTGCGAGATCGATATCGACGAGTGTGGATCGAACCCGTGCCAGCACGGTGGCATCTGCCGGGATGGACTGAACGCGTACACGTGCCAGTGCATGCCGGGCTACACCGGGCGCAACTGTGAGATCAACATCGACGACTGCATCAACAACCCGTGCCGGAACGGTGGTTCCTGCATCGATCTGGTGAACGGGTACAAGTGTGTCTGCCGTGGTCCGTTCACCGGGCGCGACTGTGAATCGAAGATGGACCCCTGCCTGCCGAACCGCTGCCGGAACGGTGCGAAATGTTCGCCCAGCCCGAACTATCTCGATTTCGCGTGCTCCTGCTCGCTCGGTTACACCGGCCGGCTGTGCGACGAGGACATCAACGAGTGTGCGCTGTCGTCGCCGTGCCGGCACGGCGCGACCTGCCGGAATACGAACGGTTCGTACCACTGTATCTGCGCGAAGGGCTACGAAGGTCGGGACTGCACGATCAACACGGACGACTGTGCGTCGTTCCCGTGCCAGAACGGGGGCACCTGTCTGGATGGGATCGGCGACTACACCTGCCTGTGCGTGGACGGCTTCGAGGGCAAACACTGCGAGGTGGACATCAACGAGTGTCTGTCGATGCCGTGCCAGAACGGTGCGACCTGCAACCAGTACGTCAACTCGTACACCTGCACGTGTCCGCTCGGGTTTAGCGGCATGAACTGCCAGACGAACGATGAGGACTGCACGGAGAGCTCGTGCATGAACGGTGGGACGTGCATCGATGGTATCAACAGCTACAACTGCTCGTGCGAGACGGGCTACACCGGCTCGAACTGTCAGTATCGCATCAACAAGTGTGACTCGCAGCCGTGCCGTAACGGTGCGACCTGCCACGACTACGAGAACGACTACACGTGCCACTGTTCGTACGGGTACACGGGCAAGCAGTGCATGGACTACGTCGACTGGTGTACGCAGAACCCGTGCGAGAATGGTGCAACGTGCACGCAGCAGGACAACACGTACCACTGCGCGTGTGCGGCCGGCTGGACCGGGAAGCTGTGCGATGTGGAGATGGTGTCGTGTAAGGATGCGGCCGCTCGGAAGGGCGTGGACGCGAAACATCTCTGCCACAATGGAACGTGCGAGGACTTTGGCAATTCGCACCGGTGCCGGTGTGCGCGCGGCTATACCGGATCGTACTGCCATCACGAGATCAACGAGTGTGAATCCCAACCCTGCCGGAACGGCGGGACGTGCAAGAACCTGATCGGATCGTACCGGTGCCAGTGTCGGGCGGGATTCCAGGGCCAGAACTGTGAGCTGAACATCGACGAATGCAAGCCGAACCCGTGCCGCAACGGTGGCATCTGTCACGATCTGGTCAATGGGTACAAGTGTTCCTGCCCGCCCGGTACGATCGGGGTGCTGTGCGAGATCAACACGGACGACTGTACGCCGGGTGCGTGCCACAACAATGGCAGCTGCGTGGATAAGGTCGGCGGGTTCGAGTGTCGCTGTCCGCCGGGCTTTGTCGGGGCGCGGTGCGAGGGCGACATCAACGAGTGTTTGTCCAACCCGTGCTCCAACCCGGGCACGCTCGACTGCGTCCAGCTGGTGAACGATTATCACTGCAACTGCAAACCGGGCCATATGGGGCGGCACTGCGAGGTGAAGGTGGACTTCTGTGCGAACAGCCCCTGCCTGAATGGGGGCCAGTGTTCGACGCGCCAGTCCGGCCACCACTGCGTGTGTGCGGATGGGTACTACGGCAAGAACTGCGAGTTTAGCGGCCACGACTGCGACTCGAACCCGTGCGTGAACGGCCTCTGTCAGATTGCGGACGACGGGGGTTATCGGTGCGATTGCCCGCTCGGCACCAGTGGCGTTAACTGCGAGGTGGACATACTGGACGAATGTACGTCCGGACCGTGCGAGAAGGGTGCACCGTGCCAGAACAAGCTCGGTGACTTCGAGTGTCTCTGCCCGCCGAAATGGAGCGGCAAAACGTGCAGCACGTACGATCCGCATTATCACGGTTGGTACGATAcgacgcagcagcagcagcagcgaccgCACAAGCACGGCGGCGCAGCGTTGCCGAACATTTACGCGATCGATCTCGAGTACCAGCGGGCCCAGTGCGTGAAGAAGGGATGCCGGGAGAAGCAGGGCAACCATCGGTGCGACGAGGAGTGCAATACGTACGCGTGCGATTTCGACGGGAACGACTGTTCGCTCGGCATCAACCCGTGGCTCAACTGCACCGCCAGCATCAACTGCTGGGAGGTGTTCATGGATGGGTTCTGCAACGAGGAGTGCAACAATGCGGCCTGCCTGTTCGATGGGCGCGACTGCGAGAAGAAGCTGCAGCCGTGCAATCCGATCTACGACGCGTACTGCCAGAAGCATTACGCGAACGGGTTCTGCGACTACGGCTGCAACAATGCGGAGTGCAACTGGGACGGGTTGGACTGTGAGAATGAGAAGGAACCGGCACAGTTGGCGGAGGGTGCGATCTCGATCATACTGCTGATGGATGCCGCCACGTTCCGGGCGAATGCGATACAGTTCCTGCGGGATTTGGGCCACCAGCTGCGGACGACGCTGCGTATCAAGAAGAATGCGGCCGGCATGGAGATGATCTACCCGTGGAAGGGTGGTACCGCGCTGCAGGGCCTCACCGACAGTGAGTTCGGCCGGAAGCATCACGTGGTGTACACGGAGACGCGCCAGGCCGGCATCCAGGTGTACCTCGAGCTGGACAACCGGAAGTGCATCGGCATGAGCGGTGCGGAGTGTTTCGGTACGGCCAACGAGGCGGCCGAGTTTCTCGCTGCGACGGCCGCCAAACATTCGCTCTCGAAGCAGTTCCCGATCTACCAGGTGAAGGGCGTTAATCCGGACGATGATGGGCTGCCCGGTGCGACGAACGTGAGCTACGTGCTGGTTGGGTTCTTTGGGCTGCTGACGATTGCGTTCCTGATCGTGCTGGTGGTTAATCGGAAGCGGGCGCACGGTATCACCTGGTTCCCGGAGGGTTTCTTTACCGCGAACACGAACGTTAGGCGGCCGTCGCGGCGCCGGCCGGACGGGCAGGAGATGCGCAACCTCAACAAGAACCCGTCCATGGTGGACATGGTGGTGACGAACGGGGTCGGCGGCCATGGCAGTGGTGGAGGCGCCGGAGGTCACGGAATGATGGGACACGGGCAGCAGTGGTGCAACAGCGACGATGAGTCGGAGATGCCGACGGCACGGAAGCGTATGCGCGCGATCGATCAGGGCTATTCGAGCGATCACACGGCAATCACCGATTACGAGGAGACGGAACCGCGCGTGTGGGCGCAGCAACACTTCGAGGCGGCCGACATACGCGATCACCCTGCGATGATGACACCGCCGACGCACCACGACGGCGATGTGCGGGATGTGGATGTGCGCGGACCGTGCGGCATGACGCCGCTCATGGTGGCTGCGGTGCGCGGTGGAGGACTGGACTCGGGCGAAGACATCGACTCGACGGACGATTCGGCGGCCCAGATCATCTCGGAGCTCGTCGCCCAGGGCGCCGAGCTGAACGCAACGATGGACAAGACGGGCGAAACGTCGCTCCATCTGGCGGCACGGTATGCGCGGGCGGATGCAGCGAAACGGCTGCTAGACGCTGGCGCGGAAGCGAACAGTCAAGATAATACCGGCCGAACGCCGCTGCACGCGGCCGTTGCAGCGGATGCGATGGGCGTGTTCCAGATACTGCTGCGCAACCGGGCGACGAATCTGAACGCGCGCATGCACGACGGTACGACGCCGCTCATACTGGCGGCACGGCTCGCCATCGAGGGCATGGTGGAGGACCTGATCCAGGCCGATGCGGATATTAATGCGGCGGACAACAGTGGCAAAACGGCACTGCACTGGGCGTCGGCTGTGAACAACGTGGATGCGGTGAACATCCTGCTGTCGCACGGTGCCAACCGGGACGCACAGGACGATAAGGACGAGACGCCGCTGTTCCTGGCGGCCCGGGAAGGTTCGTTCGAGGCGTGCCGGGCACTGCTGGACAACTTCGCCAACCGGGACATCACCGACCACATGGATCGGCTACCGCGGGACGTTGCGAGCGAGCGGCTCCACCACGATATCGTCCGTCTGCTGGACGAGCACGTGCCACGGTCGCCGCAGATGGTCACCACGATACCGTCCGGTAGCGGGGGCAGCACGGCCGGTGGCGGCAGCGGTAACACCATCATGTCGCCGACCCACGCCCACATGATCACGCACCCGACGATCATTGCGTCGGCGAAGCAGAGCAAGCAGAAGAAGCAGCGCCAGCAGAAGATGAACGGCGGCGGTGTGGCGGGATCGTCGGCAGCGGCTGCGGCCGCCGCAGCGGCACAGGCCGCCGCAGTGGTGGCCGCCAACATGGGCGGTGGCGGTGCGTTGACGCTCAGTCAAAACCCGACCAGCCCGCAGGACGGTGGTGCCGATCTGGTGGCGGGCAGCATGCGACGAAAGGCGGTGGCGAAGAAGTCCGGCAACAACGGGGCGGCGGGCAAGAAGTCGAACAACAACgccggcggcggcggtggtggggCCGGTTCGGGTGGTGGTACACCCGGGCACGGTGGGCTAACCGATCTGGGGCTCGCCGACGATCAGCTCAGCTCGGTGGAGTCGCCGATCGCGAACCTCAACAGCCCGTACGACTCGGTTAGTCTCTACTCGAACGCGATGACCGTGCACCAGCTGGACACGATCAGCCCGAACAGTGGAAGTTCCGGAGGCGGCAATGGCATGATGCCAAAGAAACCTCCCAGCTATGAAGACTGCATAAAG aGCGCACAGTCGATGCAATCGCTGCACAACATCCAGCTCGATAACTATGGCTACTCGCTCGGCGGCAATGTCAATGGCGGTGGAAATCAGTTCTCCGATCTGCTCATAAGCCAGCAGCGTACGTtgaacggtggtggtggtggtggtggtggaggtggaggcGGCATCGGGTCACTCGCGTCGAACGGGATGGGTCCGGCAGGGAACAACCTGATGCACACGGCCATGCACACGATGGGCGAGAGTGGACTCAGTCCGCCCTACTCCAACCAGTCACCTCCACATTCGGTCCAGAGCAATATGGCGCTCTCGCCTCAAGGCTATATAG TGTCTCCCGATCACAACGCCTTTGCAGGTTCTCCCTCGCCCGCCAAAACACGCCCCAGCCTGCCGACCTCACCGACCCACATCCAGGCGATGAGGCATGCGCAGCAACAGAAGCACAATATACAGATGATCTCCAGCGGCAacctgcaacagcagcagcagcagcagggtggGAACAGCTTAGGCTGCAATGGTGGTGGCCAACAGCAGCTGGGCGGTGGGTTGAGTAGTAGCAACGGTGGCAACGGTGCCAACAACAATCCCACATCCAACAGTGCAATGCTGGCCGGTCTGCAGATGAACTTCGTGAACGGTTCCAGCGGGCTCGAGCTGGCCGGATTCTGCAGTCCAACTG GTCAAGGATCTCAAGCATCGACCTCACAGAACACGACCGGTACGACCAGCACCGCGATGACGGTGGCGTCGGCACATCTGTCACCGctgagccagcagcagcagcagcaggtgcTGGCTATGGTTGCACAGCAGCAAGCACAACTGaacagccagcagcagcaacaacagcagcaggcacACCATCAactccagcagcaacagctgcagcaacaacagcaacagcagcagcagcagcagcagcagcagcagcagccacagcagcagcagcagcaacaatcgtCCTTCTACCAATATCTGACACCACCGAGCCAGCACAGTGGCGGTGTGACGCCCCAGCATCTCGTGCAAACGCTCGACAGCTACCCGACGCCATCGCCGGAATCGCCCGGCCACTGGTCAAGTTCCTCGCCGCACTCGACATCCGACTGGTCCGAGGGCGTGCAGTCGCCGGCCAACAACGTGTACGTGACGAGTGCGGCCGGCCACCAGGCGAACAAGGGTTCGGAGGCGATCTACATCTAA